The Elaeis guineensis isolate ETL-2024a chromosome 5, EG11, whole genome shotgun sequence DNA segment TCCGCAGAACACTGCAGCTGCTTCAACCTGACACCCGACCATATACAGATTGTGCTTAGGTGTTACACAATAGTACCACCACTACCATCAACTTCACAAGTTATAAGAAAGCGATATTGGAATATCTGTGACAATGCCATTTCACAAATTATAAGAAAACAATATCCGACAGCCTGATATAATGTGTGCATCTGGGAACCAATCAAAAATGCGATGAGAATGAATAATtccttttaataaaatttattcaaGCAGAAGTATCTCAGGTAGAAAGATAAAAAGTGCATAGTCACATGCCTAGATGCACAATGTAATGTCTCTTGTACCAACATGAATCAAAGTGCTGTCAACAGGGATATGCATGGTGCCAGTGCCTCACCAGCATGGCACTAGCACGGTATAGGCTGCATGACAGTACCTGGCTTGCTGTTGTGACAATGCATGCCAACACCAGCATGGAATAACCCGCACAGCATAGCATGATATGTACCATGCTACCAGCACAAAGTTCATCAATACCTGGTAGAATAGTAATAATAACCAGACATGTCACCTGACACATCATATCTACTAGTGGATCTTTTGATATGAAATATCATCCATTCATAACAAAAAATGAGTAATAACGGGAATAAAGGGAGGGAGCCACACTACCAGTGTGATGGTGAAGTATAAAAAAATTGACCAATTTATCAGATAAAAGACTCTAAATAGAACCATTATGAATCATATAGTCAACCCAATTAAACGGGCAAGGCTTGTAAGTAACAGTTAGTAAGTTATAACTAACGTCCATGAATGCATAAGAATATTTAGTCAAAAATATGTCAGTGTCCCTTGTATTACACATAGATATATCTGAACTCAGTACATTTTGATAGTTTGATGGCATATTCAAGTGCTCAGAAAGAATATCATATGCATAATTATTTGGTTCCTGAAGAAAACTAACAGCTATACCGAAGTTTTTGACAAATGATCCCACTAATATGCAATAATTACCTTTATCATAGTCTCAATCCTCCCACTCTTTCCAAGAAAACAAAGAAGCTGATTTAAAATCCCAAGTGAAAGTGATGAGAATAAGGAGGGCTCCATATGTTCAACTATTTCGCTTGCTTTTTTCCAGTCTCTTAGCCTTGAACAGGAAAAAATGGTAGTTAAATTTCTGGATAAGAAAGAAGAATTATCAAATTCAAGACAAGAAATTAATGATACAGTGAAAGAAGTTTAAACGACAACCTTCATGGAATGATTTGCAGCAGTTAGGTATTCTGGCATATACTTAAGAGAATTCCAGGAAGGATTAACATGTATAATATGAGGTGAAGTAGGGTTGACAACCTAAGAGGTCCGAAAAcaggaataattttttatgaaactgCTGCAGACTGAAAGGCGCCAGTCTGTTAACAGACATTAGAGAAAAGAATAGATAAAATAAGAAACAATTAAGAAGAGAAATTTTAAAGATATCTAGATGTCATATCTAAGATTGAAGCTTCACGCTTTCATACCATGGGTGGATCTACAAGTGATGGCCAGCCCTCTTTTAGGGGTTTGAGGAGGTTTACAAAATGGCATCCCATTGCACAAGGCTGTAAAGCCCAGGGAGGGTCAGATGCATGCAGCCTTCCCCTCGTATGCAGAGAGGCTGAGGAGGTCAACTACTTGCACAAAATATCCTGAGGGTGAACTACACATGGGATGACTGTTCACTTGTTTTCTTTAAGGCCAAAGAATTGCCCACCCATACAAGCCCAAATGAAGAAGGTTGCAGGTCGACAATGGGTTGATAGGCAATTGTGAGAAGCATCTCAATTTATAAAATAGATTTGTAACTAAATATGAATTCTAAACTGCATATcaaagatgagagagagagtaaaaGTTACATAATGCTACTGGATTATCAAGTATGCTTCTGTATGCCATAAGTAGCAAGTGCCAGCAACCAAATTAGAAGTTTTAACAGATTCTCTGGATAATATCCGTCTTTCTACGCCAGAAATCAACCATATATGGGTAGTAAACTACTTAATGTTTGTGCACTTGTTAGAAATCATAGTCATCATCAAATGTATTTAATTGTCAACATaagtaagaaaaagaaagaaaaaccggAAAAAGGTCAGGCATACTGTATTGAAAGAAGTTTGATGAAAACTATCCTTGTATCACCTGATGGGGCAATATATGATGGCCTTCTGAAGGAATAACCAAGGTGGAAGTGAATTTACTTCCCAAGAGGctatgtcaaaaaaaaaagaaaaaaaaaggaaaatgcaAAAAGTGACCCCATATTAAATAACAGCCAACAACTGCAGTCACAAACACCATGAATGATAAAGAACAAACAAAGGAAAAGTGAAATTGGAAGCATTGAATATttcatctgaaaaaaataaataagtactagtttattctaaaaaaataaataagtactAGTTCAGTACTCAACTCGATAGATAAACTGGAagaggtttaagaaatttttccAATTGCAGGAGCAAGTATAACGGTCCCAAGAGTATAAGCTAGTATGAAGAAAACAGAAACTATAGTCTTCTAAACATCAAACAGTCATGAATAATTTCCACATTAATCAGTTTCTAATCATATATAACAACGTTATTGTTAGAATAATGATATTGGTCTTCGATTAATAAGCTCAACCACAATCATCATCTGAAAAGGATATAAATGACAACAAAGACAAGCAACAAGCAATAATTACCATTTAGAagcatcaattctcaattaaagcATTACATTTAGTAAGAAACAGGTAACTTACATGCTGCAAGCAGAAATAATCTCAAAAGAGGCACTTGAGTTTAGAGGAATGTGCTTCTGTCTCATCAACTCTGCCATCTGAAGAACCTTTGTATGTTGACATCCTCTATTCAGAACTTCCATAAGGGATGAACATGCAATAGGATCTAGCCGGGTATCATTTTTTTCCATGTCTTGAAAAATCTCCCATGCTTTCTTCCAGTTCTCTAAAGCAGTCCACAATTAATATCCTGTGAGAAAAATTCTCTTACCAACATTTTATCCTTGTTACAGATCAAGGAAAGATATTACCTACTATACCGTAGGCATGTATCATGGCAGTGTATGTTATAACATCAGGGAAGCAGCCTGTCTCCTTCATCATATTGAAAGTAGATTCCACTTTTGTTAGTTGACCCTGAAAGGAAAAGCCTTATAAGACATCATAATTTGCACTGAAGTAGATTCAGAATCAAAAAATATCATGCAGGTCACTAGCACTTGCCTGTTTGCTGTACATGCAGATCAAAGATGAGTATACCTCCTTAGATAAAGGAATCTGCATGTCCATCATCTCATTGACAAATTTCTGAGATTCCATGTATCTTCCTACCTTACAtaaaccactaattaatatattaaaggTAACAGCATcaggttttattttattttctctcatcaACTTGTATAATGTTAAAGCTTTATCATATTCCCCAACACTCATATAGCTCCCAATGGCCGAGTTGTATGCAACTATATTTAATTTAATGCCACGGGACTTCGCTGCTAAAAGTACTGAGTCAATCTTAACAATTTGACAGCATCGGCCACAGGCTGCCAAGAGAGTGCTTATTGAGACATTATCTGGTTGAATACCGTTCTTTTCCATCTCACGCAGCAATTCTACAGCTTCCTCCAACATTCCTGCAGATCCATAAGCATCAATCAATGCATTATAACTAACTCTATTTGGCTTGCATGAGTTTCGTTTCATCATGTCAAAGACCTCCCTGGCCTTCTCAGGCTGTCCAGATCGGCCATAGGCATTGAGTAAGGAAGTATATGATACAGTATCTGGTCGGAGTCCATTCCGCTTGATTAACTTAAAAATTGCTAACGCCTCCATATGCATTCCATGTGAAGCATAAGCACCAAGAAGTGCATTATAAGAAATAATATTAGGTTTCAACCCTTCAGCAAGCATCATGTCAAATACTGCCTTGCAATTTTCAATCTGTCCACAAACAGAATATGCATGAATAACACTGGTAAATGTTATGATATCTGGGGGGCATTCTGCTTTTTTTTCCCTCATTAAGTTGAATATATCCACAGCTTTTCCAAATTGTCCAAGTTTGACAAGGCAATGTATAACAATATTAAGAGTGATAGTGTCAGGGTATATATTTGTCTTTTTCATAAGTTCAAAATAAGCTAGAGCTTTCGAATATTGAGCCCCATTCTTGAAAGCTGATAAAACAATGTTGTGAGTCACCAAATCAGGTCCAACACCATTTTCTGTCATTGTCTTGCAAATTTCAAGAGCCTCTTTCCAGTTGCCACCAGATCCACAAGAACTGATTAAATTATTGTATGTAGTTCGGCTAGGAGGTATCTGTAAGTGATTTAGAAAATATTAAATAGCAAAAAGAATTAACGTAAAATACTAATTATGAAATCATTGCTTGTAGATCCATAAGAGAGAAAGGAATATCTATTTTGATGGCAGAGCTTGTCAGAAAAGCTGAAAGATATGATCAACAGTATGCATATTCATTTGAATCAAAACAAGACACACACTAGCAAGGTTCTTAAGCATGACAATATCTAAATATTTGACTGGTAGTCTACAGAAGAGGGagttatagtcttatggataatAGGTGAGATGCAACGCAAAAAGCAAATGGGCCGCATCAATAGGACCTGAGCTCTCACAAGCATGGTTTTCGAAACCATCCCAAACCGCTCAGTTCGAGGCGTTCCGAACCGAACCGGCGGCCAAACGGCCCGATTCGGCCGTGAAAACcggcacagaaaaaaaaaaaatagtgaaccGCTGAACCCGAACCGGGTGGTTCGGCCCTGTTTCGAACCAAACCCACCGGTTCGGCTGTTTTAAGAGGGGGAAGGGCCTGAGAGGAAGCCAAAAGGCTTTCTCTCTATTATTTCGATGCAGCAGAGGCATCTTTCATCCCTTTTTCATTTTCAGAACAGTCGAAAAATGCGCAATCAAGCTTGATTAGAGGTACGTATTCGATCCTAGCTTTCGTTCTTCACcttcccttctcttttttttttaaattcgtgGAAAATGGAAAAACAAGGAGAAactatgtcaaaaaaaaaatttctttgattTTAATATATGTTGTAGATCTATAGAAGATCTACACAatgacactaaaatcattaattCTCGTTAcgtatataatttttagaattaaaaatatatttttaaaataaaaaattatttaaaaaaataaaattcgaaAAAGAACTGTAAAATCAGATTATGAATGAGGGTCTTACAAGATCAAAGAATTGCAAGATCATTGATATACTTAATAAAATTGAAAGAGAAAAAGGGCTGCCAACTTGTCAGGACTGCTAATCCAAACATCTGGCCTCTCCTTTGAATTATTTGTTACTTTGTAAAAGGGTggtattttttttggatactcaTTCTTCCTAAAGCCATAATTTGAGATCAAAGAATAGTTTTATTGAtcaaaatttctcaaaaaatttataaaaaaatattaaatactgcttaaaaaaattaaaaaaaaattgacgtGCTGGTTTGACCGGCATGCCTACCATACCATGTGTCAGTATGGTACCAAACCGGTACCATACCGCACCGGCCGGCGACTGGAACGGCGTCCGGTACCAGTTCAGAAAATCTTGCTCACAAGCTTCCTTGTCTTTCTCCTTCCATCACTCTCTTCTTCCTGCTCTAATGCAAAACAGGGAAAAAAGCAGCTGGGCTACTTTTGATTTGTTCCTGACCAGTATCAAGCAGAAGTGGCAGCTGCTGGTCTATACCAGTTGATTCTAAGCATTTCAGACTGAGGCGGACCAGTTATGCAAGTAATCAGGGACCAACACTGTACAGTGAACCAGTTTGCTACCAGTCGGACATGGTATGCCTAGTATGGAACGGTAACCAGGTCTTCTATCCTTGATTAGTTATGATATATTCAACTATTAAACGACATGAGATACCAATGGAACAGGAACATGCAGTAATATGGATTACTATTATGGTACTAACAAGTAAACAATGCTAGACATAAGCAAGACACCAAGGAAACATAATTCTGAACATGACTGGACTAAGTGGTTCGCGCCATATAGTTATTTATCAAGAGACTTCAGATATCTAGTTGACCAAAACAAGCTCAAACACAACCTCCACATAAAAATAAGTACAAAAATATCAGGTGCAAACCACTAAGTGCAATCAGATATGAAAAATACAGATACATACGGCAGCTCGAAGCATATCTTCCATTATATTCAAAGCCCAGCGCCACTGACCAGCTCGACCATGTGCATTGATGAGAGCATTGTAAGTTTCAACATCAGGTTTGCATCTACAAAGAAAATTGAGGCATGCTATCAGCCAACCCGTAACAATAGGCAAGAGAATATTAAACATAGTACAGCAATTTTGTCTGCCCTATCAAATTAATTGAATGAAGGATGACATCCGCATTTAAATTTTATAGTATTAAGATAGAAATGGCAATATTTTCTCAAATAAGCACAATAGAATttggaaaataaaataaaactgagtGATACACTATTGGATCTGTCTTCAGAATATAATGATTTCCAGCtgtaaaaatgatgaaaaaataactaaaagaaataaaagtatgaTAAACAAAGCATATTGTTTCTCCTCAAATCCATAGTATGTATCAAACAGAACTGAAATAGAAATTAATGTATTAGCAAAATTAGTTCCAAAAGATGGCTAACAATACTCTTTCTTTCTTTGAAGGGTATGGCTGAAAAAACATTAATGACTTGCTTTATAGGACTAATAATTCAATTTCTCAGATATGgtattcaagatctaaaaatgatGCCACTATCACATGTACAAACTTCATGTCTTCAAGTTTTAAAAACAACAGTCCAAAATTTGATGCAATGAAAAATATAGGATCATTAAACTacttagggcctgtttggatgatTGGATTGAAAATTATATGAGATTTGTTGGTTGGGCTAGGCCTATATCTTTTTTTCCTTCCTATGAGCTCAAAATTATAGGATTGTAGGCTGGGCTAGGTCTGTGTTCAAAAGAATCATAACCACCCAGGAATAGCTTTAGAGTGGGCCGGCCCGAATCCCATAGGGAGAAAAAAGACCTGTTGAGATCCTTTTGCTGGTTGTACAGACCTAGTCCGGCCTGTAATCCCATGATTTTGTGGGTTGTACTAGCCCAACCCACAAATCCCATATGATTTTTATGCGAGAACATCCTACATGAATCAGTCTTGTTGGTCAAACAGCCTGCAGACTCCCCTAAATCTTCATCTAAGTTCTAGCCTACAGGCCCTTTGGTCTGCAGAAAAAAACATATGGAGGTCTTTCTTCCTCCCATAGGATTTGGGCTATGGAGGTGTTGGGTTGATATAGGTCATATCCAAATAGGGTTCCCAATCCACGATTCCAACAGGAAATCTAGCTGAATTTCCCAAACAGGCCCTTAGTCTAACCCAACCATTCCATGATATGACTATAAAAATTCATAACGATCTTTATTCCAGAACTTGTAATCAACCATCCAGGCCAGCATCTAACATTGCAGGCGGTACCCTGTAATATGGTTAGAACTTTTTATATCCATACCTCCACTCTTGCATCTCAAAGAATAAGCCACGTGCTTGATCGGTTCGATTATATCTGGCATGCAACCTTATCATCATGTTGTATATGTCATTCCGAGCACAATAGTTCTTCTGATTTTTCATCCAGTGAAACACATGAACAGCATGTTGAAGGGATCCGGTGTTCATTATTTCCTACAATAAACtccaaaacagaaaaaaaaaattgctcaaTCCCCCCTATAGAATGTTTTgtgaagatattttcataataaagaaGCAGTTTAGTAATATACAAAATTACACATATTTGCCAACATGTAATGTGAGGTCACATGCTGACCAAAAGCATTCGATACGTTCAGGATGACCTACCTAAAGGATTAGTGCATTTAGTTCGCGTAACCATACATGCCTCGTGTTACTCGATACAAATCAACAAAAGCACGATTGCCATAGATTACTTGACTTGATTAGACATCATCAGATATGCACAATGTCTACCGAATCAGCTAAGTCGATCCTTCTACAAGTGACAAACAAAACATGAAAAGGAGTCAATTTGCACTATGTGGCAACAATACATGCCTTACATGAGTGCTGTGAATGCATTCACATATCATGTAGCTGTTATTATATTAGACAGAATCAACACTATATGAATGACATGTAACTCCAAAAGATGAAAGCAAAATGATATGCTATGAGTCTAACCAACAAATCAGAGTTTCCTACAAAAGTTGGATTTTTATAAGAACTGGACCAATTCATTGACTCATGTAATGATACTCAGCTATCCAATCCCATCCTAACCCTAGACAAAAGATgcaatttaaaccatcatattttcccaaaaaaaaaaaattggttgccTAATTTGTACATATATACATTTTGGAGCATCTTAAAAATCATTGTGTGGACAATATATGTTCTTTCATATTTCTATGCATTTATGCTGAGGCTTAAAGTGCAGGCCTGTATTCATCATGAGAGATAACCTTTTTACTCTCCCGCCAACATCACTACAAGTCATAGCACATTGCAGCGATACAGTCCAACATGAAGAAATACAGGTAAATATTTCATTACATCACATGCGGCTAGAACCCAACGTACCCAAAATCAATTACCATTCAGTTGAATCCCTTATTATATACTAACCTTCAAATCTCCCAATGTTTGAGCTCTTTGTTTTGCTTGTCTAATCCAACATGCAATGTTAATATGttcattggatttttttttttttttaactgcaaTACTCATGTTTAGACGCTCAGCGTTACCAATATTATGTTCTTGTATCATGCTTCTTTCTTGTTCCATCATCCTCTCAGGTAATTAACTTGAATCCTAATTTTAAGCCCCGCCCCTTTTAACACAATAGATTCACGGATCATATAAATATTTGTCTAAAAAGCTCATTGATATGACACcaaatgatctttttttttccgTGTGACCTTTACCAGCCTGTGGATTAGATAGGCCACATTAATTTCCCTCGCTTAATACTTAGCTTTTGACTCTACAACAATAATATTCCATCCATTACGGTGAACTTCTACTCGAATTATCAGATAAAATTTCAGCTAAAGATTAAGTGCAAGAGAAGAAAAGGATCACCAGATACCCTTATGAGAAGTGGGAAGTTCTTCCTCGCAAACCGGCCGACCCAGCAATTGAGAACGCCCTCGATGTCCTCCCAGTGGTCGACCCTCAGCACCTGGTCGACGACCTCGGAGACCTTCCAATCCTTCTGCCACCGGCTGCCTTCGACGCGGAGGCGGTACCTGGCGGGGATTCGGTCCTTGCCGACACCGCTCACCTCGGTGGAGACGCAGTGCCTGCCCTTGTCGTAGTCGACGAAGCCGACCAGCTTCTTCTCCTCCCATGAACGGTCTTGTTTGGTTCTGGGAGTGGGTTTGATCCATATCGGCGGCTGGGGTGTTTTGGGGGGGTTAAGGTAGGGGTTTGGAGGGTTGGGGGGTTCGGAGGGGGCGGTGGCCATGGGAATGGAGTGAGTTGGGGACCGCTGCAGCCCAAATCGGGAGTGACcgcgagagagaaagaggaggataAGGCACCCCAGTTTTTGGGTTGATGgtcttttctcttttttgtttttttttttgttttggcttTTTCCTACCCTACAAATTACAATTCATAAATGCTGATACTAGCAGGTAAACCGCGCCTGGCGACGGGATTTTAAGTAAAACTGGCATATAACCCGCGCGATGCgcggggattttttttttttttcttatctaaaatatatatcatctAGATCTCATgaacaaataatattattttataatataaaatagatccCTCATAATGAGTCTTAAGCAAAAGATGAGCGGAAATATAAGACCCATCGAGAATCATGTGAGCTAATAAATCCATATTGTATTATAGATTCTTTTCTACCTCAATAGTGTAATTATATAGGTTCATGTTTTAGCTGTAATTTAATTAGATGTCTAGATATACATCATAAAGATTTATGACATTTTTATCCTACATCTTCTCAATTGGTACTGTCACCTTGAATTAGAGTCTGGATCATGATAAACTTTGATAGAATGGTGAAGGAGGTATGAAATACCACATAATGGTGCACCACATTAATCACGCAATTTAGATCTTATGGTCTCCATCATCAATTGCACAATTTAGATCTTATTGGCTCTATTCGTCGTGCTCTCGTCCTAGAGTGCGGTGCTCCAACATCGTATTCCTCTGTcggttagaattttattttttaaaataaattttactctATGTTGAGATATATTACTACTTGAATCATGCTTGAGATTACTAATCAGCATCAAATCTAGCTGTAGGAAATTTCTGTAATCAAAATTTGAAGCAAATACCACATTTTGAGGTGGGTGCAAACTAATAACACTCTTGGTTTTTAAGAAGTTCATATGGTTGAGATGTTtgcaaaattattatttattataattaatttaataaaaaattatttttttataaaaataaaatttatcaaattttatgtaCCGGCTACCAAAATCTATCCTATCATAGTCATCATATCATAGATGTACAGCTGTGATTAATGAATGAATTCCAAACTATTTTTCTGTACAAAATAACTCAAGGTATAATTAACAAAAAAGTTACTTATGTTGACATACGTAACCCGTCAACCAAATTCTTTTTCCATCCCTTCCGATTTCCACCCCCGACACCGAGTGCAAATTTTTTGGTTTTGTTCATGGCCCGCTCACTGGCTCAAATACCACCACCACCCCCACACTCCTCTCCGGTCCCTTCCACCTAAAGCCTCATCTCACCGTCATGTCTCCACCGTCCGTTCCGCCCACCGCATGATCGACACCACCCACTATATCAAAGCAAGTGACCTCTCCATATTAGGCTTGTCTCTTTTGTTGATATTAGCAAAAGGAAGAAATAAATCTCATAATAAAAAGAAAAGCCACTGAGAGCCAGCCCACAAGATGACCTTCGAGACTAACACGATTTTCTATCCGGAGTGCGCTGAAATTCAACCATCGGCATTCGTCCACCAAAGCCTCTCGAGCCAACGCGACATGCCGAGGACGACGACAACGTCGATGCCACACCATGGGTCTCTAACACCGCGGCCCACCCTTCCCGTGCCATTTCATCTCTGTCCAAGAACTCTAGATTCGGTAAAGTCGAACGGGATCGAGCTCCTCACCAACGCCGAGGACGATGATGATGCCATGCCGGGGGCCTCCAATGCCACCCCTCCTGCACCATCACATTTTTGTCcatgaattttagattctatcaaaAAACCTCGATGGGAGAAGATACTTAACAAAAATCTTCGCAGGGAGGAGATGGGAGGGGAAGTAGTCCATGCACCATAGAAGAAAAAGGAGTGTGGAGGCTCACGGCGAGTGAGAGAGAGGATGGCCCCGACGCtccaaaaaccaaaaaaaataaaacaccTTTGGAACTTTTTATATGGGACGGACGAAGGTTTTTACACAGGACGAACGGAGGCTTTGTCTCGCGATCCGCTCATTCTCTGCTCGGGAGTGCAGAGGGAGGGCTTTGCCTGGGATAGATAGAAAAGAGGGGGTCGCTTTTCCAAAACACCACGCGGCTCTTTCGCCCTTTTCCAGAAAACCACGTGTCAAACAGAAACATAGCAACACGATTGCTtcgttttaatatatataataatagataCCTTtacaaatattatattattaatgataaatatttaaaaaatatatttttttaaaatagaactaaaatattttaaaatatacgaATACTTACCACAAATAACAACATTCTTGTTCTCTAAAAATTGAATGATCCTTGCTTGAGctacaaaatagaaaaaaataaatgttagatgatgaaattatccatctttttaaatttataaaaaataaaaaataataaaataatgattGTCGATAAATTATCTTGTGCAATGTCTCTTAATGACTGATAGTGAAGATGGATCTTTGAATAGgacaagaaaaaatttatttaattcattatTAGAGAGTAGT contains these protein-coding regions:
- the LOC105045536 gene encoding pentatricopeptide repeat-containing protein At2g41720 isoform X2; translated protein: MATAPSEPPNPPNPYLNPPKTPQPPIWIKPTPRTKQDRSWEEKKLVGFVDYDKGRHCVSTEVSGVGKDRIPARYRLRVEGSRWQKDWKVSEVVDQVLRVDHWEDIEGVLNCWVGRFARKNFPLLIREIMNTGSLQHAVHVFHWMKNQKNYCARNDIYNMMIRLHARYNRTDQARGLFFEMQEWRCKPDVETYNALINAHGRAGQWRWALNIMEDMLRAAIPPSRTTYNNLISSCGSGGNWKEALEICKTMTENGVGPDLVTHNIVLSAFKNGAQYSKALAYFELMKKTNIYPDTITLNIVIHCLVKLGQFGKAVDIFNLMREKKAECPPDIITFTSVIHAYSVCGQIENCKAVFDMMLAEGLKPNIISYNALLGAYASHGMHMEALAIFKLIKRNGLRPDTVSYTSLLNAYGRSGQPEKAREVFDMMKRNSCKPNRVSYNALIDAYGSAGMLEEAVELLREMEKNGIQPDNVSISTLLAACGRCCQIVKIDSVLLAAKSRGIKLNIVAYNSAIGSYMSVGEYDKALTLYKLMRENKIKPDAVTFNILISGLCKVGRYMESQKFVNEMMDMQIPLSKEVYSSLICMYSKQGQLTKVESTFNMMKETGCFPDVITYTAMIHAYGIVENWKKAWEIFQDMEKNDTRLDPIACSSLMEVLNRGCQHTKVLQMAELMRQKHIPLNSSASFEIISACSMLRDWKKASEIVEHMEPSLFSSLSLGILNQLLCFLGKSGRIETMIKLFYKIVTSGSNVSSATYSILLKNLLAVGKWRKYIEVLQWMEDAGIQPSLYMYNNVLPYAWKDNSMEHVVLIQERISSLRENVP
- the LOC105045536 gene encoding uncharacterized protein isoform X1, with protein sequence MNTGSLQHAVHVFHWMKNQKNYCARNDIYNMMIRLHARYNRTDQARGLFFEMQEWRCKPDVETYNALINAHGRAGQWRWALNIMEDMLRAAIPPSRTTYNNLISSCGSGGNWKEALEICKTMTENGVGPDLVTHNIVLSAFKNGAQYSKALAYFELMKKTNIYPDTITLNIVIHCLVKLGQFGKAVDIFNLMREKKAECPPDIITFTSVIHAYSVCGQIENCKAVFDMMLAEGLKPNIISYNALLGAYASHGMHMEALAIFKLIKRNGLRPDTVSYTSLLNAYGRSGQPEKAREVFDMMKRNSCKPNRVSYNALIDAYGSAGMLEEAVELLREMEKNGIQPDNVSISTLLAACGRCCQIVKIDSVLLAAKSRGIKLNIVAYNSAIGSYMSVGEYDKALTLYKLMRENKIKPDAVTFNILISGLCKVGRYMESQKFVNEMMDMQIPLSKEVYSSLICMYSKQGQLTKVESTFNMMKETGCFPDVITYTAMIHAYGIVENWKKAWEIFQDMEKNDTRLDPIACSSLMEVLNRGCQHTKVLQMAELMRQKHIPLNSSASFEIISACSMLRDWKKASEIVEHMEPSLFSSLSLGILNQLLCFLGKSGRIETMIKLFYKIVTSGSNVSSATYSILLKNLLAVGKWRKYIEVLQWMEDAGIQPSLYMYNNVLPYAWKDNSMEHVVLIQERISSLRENVP